In a genomic window of Tissierella sp. Yu-01:
- a CDS encoding pirin family protein, translating into MDRKIKEYFIGRPAKDGAGVKLYRTFGYHEIPKFDPFLMMDFFDSTNPEDYIKGFPWHPHRGIETVTYLVSGKIEHQDSLGNKGEINDGDCQWMTAGSGILHQEMPKASPRMLGVQIWLNLHAKNKMTPPRYGDITKDMIPVYKGGKEVVHIIAGKYNGLVGPMKGGEEIEPTFFDVELAPNSKFVFNLDSSFNAYAFLIQGEANFDVDKENIISYPNGVLYDEGDTIRINTKDREARFLLLAGKKIDEPVAWGGPIVMNSKEELNLAFKELDEGTFIK; encoded by the coding sequence ATGGATAGAAAAATAAAAGAATACTTTATAGGAAGACCCGCTAAGGATGGAGCAGGTGTAAAATTATATCGTACCTTTGGATATCATGAGATTCCAAAATTTGATCCTTTCTTAATGATGGATTTTTTCGATTCAACAAATCCAGAGGATTACATAAAGGGATTTCCTTGGCATCCACATAGAGGAATTGAAACAGTAACTTATTTAGTATCAGGTAAAATAGAACATCAGGATAGTTTGGGCAATAAAGGTGAAATAAACGATGGTGATTGTCAGTGGATGACAGCAGGTTCTGGTATATTACATCAGGAAATGCCAAAAGCTAGTCCAAGGATGTTAGGAGTACAAATATGGTTAAACTTACATGCGAAAAATAAGATGACTCCACCTAGATATGGTGATATCACTAAGGATATGATACCAGTCTATAAAGGCGGGAAAGAAGTAGTTCACATAATTGCAGGCAAGTATAATGGATTAGTAGGACCTATGAAGGGCGGAGAAGAAATTGAACCAACTTTCTTTGACGTTGAATTAGCTCCTAATAGTAAATTTGTTTTCAATTTAGACTCTTCCTTTAATGCTTATGCATTTTTAATTCAAGGAGAAGCAAACTTCGATGTAGATAAGGAAAATATTATTTCCTATCCAAATGGAGTTTTGTACGATGAAGGAGATACTATTAGAATAAATACAAAAGACAGGGAAGCAAGGTTCTTGTTACTAGCAGGAAAGAAAATAGATGAGCCAGTAGCTTGGGGTGGACCAATAGTAATGAATTCAAAGGAAGAATTGAATTTAGCATTTAAAGAATTAGATGAAGGAACATTTATAAAATGA